From a region of the Etheostoma cragini isolate CJK2018 chromosome 22, CSU_Ecrag_1.0, whole genome shotgun sequence genome:
- the rnf32 gene encoding RING finger protein 32: MEMRKGLTSKASNKLVITSVAFQDHITRSLLQPNFSLSDPLMRYKIQAPRKRVEKRGLQTQNQQEEREYVLDSAPAPLTLAQKLGLVASPAGRLTEDEWTRVKARSVQQGDSAQPCAICREEFCLQPQVLLSCSHVFHRACLKAFERYSGRKWCPMCRKNQYETRVIHDAARLFKHQCAIRIQACWRGYVARRRYRKLRKSICPKDKQLRRKFFEAKLQELNDSFVRYCHTDTEAFLSDINRSLSSSRQVFQQLEKKHVPEPQESDWDHIQSQIIQRDVWDCPICLTALCSPSLPTEAGTSNHRQQRRTVLLSCSHLFHQLCLEAFEAFSIDSRPSCPLCRSVYHKKNI, encoded by the exons ATGGAAATGCGGAAG GGCTTGACATCTAAAGCTAGCAACAAGTTGGTAATCACCTCAGTGGCCTTTCAAGACCACATTACACGCAGCCTGCTGCAACCAAACTTCTCACTTTCTGACCCTTTGATGAGATACAAAATACAAGCACCCAGAAAACGAGTGGAGAAGAGGGGTCTGCAGACACAAAATcaacaagaagagagagagtatgTGCTTGATTCTGCTCCAGCTCCTTTAACATTAG CTCAGAAGTTGGGTTTGGTGGCCTCCCCTGCAGGGAGACTGACAGAGGACGAATGGACTCGGGTCAAGGCGAGGTCTGTTCAGCAGGGGGACTCGGCTCAGCCCTGTGCAATATGCAGGGAGGAGTTTTGCCTTCAGCCTCAG GTGTTGCTGTCTTGTTCTCATGTTTTCCATAGAGCATGTTTGAAGGCCTTTGAGAGATATTCTGGTAGAAAGTGGTGCCCGATGTGCAGAAAGAATCAGTATGAGACACGGGTGATCCACGATGCAGCTCGACTCTTCAAACACCAATGTGCCATCAG AATTCAGGCATGCTGGCGAGGCTACGTTGCTCGTAGACGATACAGAAAATTGAGAAAATCCATCTGCCCAAAGGACAAACAGCTGCGACGGAAATTCTTCGAAGCAAAG TTGCAGGAATTGAATGACAGCTTTGTCCGATACTGTCACACCGACACGGAGGCTTTTCTGAGTGATATCAACCGCTCCCTGTCATCAAGCAGACAAGTGTTTCAGCAGCTGGAGAAAAAGCATGTCCCTGAACCTCAGGAGAGCGACTGGGATCATATACAGAGCCAG ATTATTCAGAGAGATGTCTGGGACTGCCCCATCTGCCTGACTGCATTATGCAGCCCGAGCCTACCAACAGAAGCAGGTACATCCAACCATAGACAACAAAGACGCACCGTGCTTCTGTCATGTTCCCACCTCTTCCATCAGCTCTGTCTAGAGGCTTTTGAGGCCTTTTCTATAGACAGCAGACCTTCCTGTCCCCTGTGCAGATCCgtttaccacaaaaaaaacatctaa